The DNA sequence ATAAACAGCCAGAGAATACCAAGGGGAGCTTTTTCATCCGAGCCTCCAATAATCATGTTATTATTAGTATAGCATAAAGGCGCTTAAATAAGGACTTAAAAAATGAAGTTCGATTATTTCAGACTTCATTTTTTCTCAGATATGAATTAAGCATACGGTTGCAATTCTGGGTTAATAGGCGTATTGGCTAGGTTGTTGGCATAGTTGCAGAGGCTAGCAAGACTAACACCGAGAACCACATCCAAGGCATTTTGTTGCGTGTAGCCAGCTTCCAAAAATTCAGTCAAGGCTTCATCTCCCACACGCCCTTTGGTATTGATAACCGCCAAGGTAAACTTAGCTAGAGTATCTAGTTTTAGATCTATCTCGATTGGAGTACGGTTGCGGAGGGCTTGGAGAAGATCATCATTCATCTGGATTTGTTTGATCGAAAAGGCAGTATGACCTGCGACGCAGAAAGCACAACCATTGGTTACGGCAGCTGTGATTTGCACTACTTCGCGTTCCACTGGTGTCAGGCTATTGCGACGGTTGATGGCTCCGACAGTTCGGTAGGCTTCAAGAGCAGTAGGAGCATTGGCCAAGAGACCAATCAGATTGGGAATATAGCCATTGTTGTCTTTTTGTACTGTTTCAAGGACTTCTTTCACTTCTGCTGGTGCTGATTCTACTGTGTGGATGGTAAATGTTGTCATAAGAAACCTCTTTTCATTTTATTGTCATTTAGTCTATCATAGAATTTCCCCCTTGGATAATATATATTTTCAATCGCCTTGATAGGAAATGTCTATGAAATGAAAAAAATCACACTAAAAGTGTGATTGGGTTAGTGCTTAAAATACTTTTTGGTCTCAGCAACAACTACTGGGGACAAGACCAAAAGGGCAATCAAGTTTGGTAGAGCCATCAAGGCATTGACGATATCTGCAATAATCCAGACCATATCCAACTCGATAAAACCTCCCAACAAGACCATGACTACAAAGACTACACGGTAAAGCCAGATAAAACGAACACCAAAGAGAAACTCAAAACAGCGCTCTCCGTAGTAGTTCCAACCTAGGATTGTCGTAAAGGCAAAGAGTACCAAGAAGATTGTTAGGACAATTGAGCCAAAATCTGAAAAGACCATAGAAAATGCTGACTGGGTCAAGGCAACTCCATTCAATTCACCACTCCAAACCCCAGTTACCAAGATTGTTAAACCAGTCAAAGTACAGATAATCAAAGTATCAATAAAGGTTCCTGTCATGGAAATCAAGCCTTGCTCGACAGGCTCATTTGTCTTAG is a window from the Streptococcus oralis genome containing:
- a CDS encoding carboxymuconolactone decarboxylase family protein — protein: MTTFTIHTVESAPAEVKEVLETVQKDNNGYIPNLIGLLANAPTALEAYRTVGAINRRNSLTPVEREVVQITAAVTNGCAFCVAGHTAFSIKQIQMNDDLLQALRNRTPIEIDLKLDTLAKFTLAVINTKGRVGDEALTEFLEAGYTQQNALDVVLGVSLASLCNYANNLANTPINPELQPYA